The proteins below are encoded in one region of Pseudoduganella armeniaca:
- a CDS encoding c-type cytochrome yields the protein MNRIAAALAFTLLAACATAAEGDGKAVFQKNCAACHQASGKGIPGAFPALAGNAFVQGPGQDAATVLLKGRGGMPDFSASLSDADIAAVLTYVRASWGNGAGALTEQQVAALRAELQATKFAAGQLSNKH from the coding sequence ATGAACCGCATCGCAGCCGCCCTGGCTTTCACCTTGCTCGCCGCCTGCGCCACCGCCGCGGAGGGCGACGGCAAGGCCGTCTTCCAGAAAAACTGCGCCGCCTGCCACCAGGCCAGCGGCAAGGGCATCCCCGGTGCGTTCCCGGCGCTGGCCGGCAACGCCTTCGTGCAGGGCCCCGGGCAGGACGCCGCCACCGTGCTGCTGAAGGGGCGCGGCGGCATGCCCGATTTTTCCGCCAGCCTGTCCGATGCCGATATCGCCGCCGTGCTCACGTATGTGCGCGCCAGCTGGGGCAACGGTGCGGGCGCGCTGACCGAGCAGCAGGTGGCCGCGCTGCGCGCCGAGCTGCAGGCGACCAAGTTCGCGGCCGGCCAATTGTCCAACAAACACTGA
- a CDS encoding flavin monoamine oxidase family protein has translation MTRRGFLYRAAAVGGTGLLLNAMNAWGMGIASTMAGPPVLSGSGKGKSVVILGAGLAGLTAAYELNKLGYRVQVLEARGFAGGRCQTARKGFELTELGGETQRCTFDDGQYINHGPWRIPLHHQSTLHYTRLFDVPLEVMVNDNDHAFVYLENGGPLSKQRLRPAQVKADLRGHVAELLAKSVQDHLLDKQLSADDQRALLDYLAHEGQLSAGELRYKGRTGRGFAVNPGAGMNPGPGTPSDPLGFSELLASGVGKVYSAVQDFPMQNTMFQPVGGMDQIPKAFEKRVGRFIRYHAEVQAIRHGEKNVTVAFKDSASGKAQTVSADYCVCTLPLSVLRMVDTDFSDRFKGAIKAVAYAPVGKIGLQMKRRFWEEDEQIYGGHVLTDIPGINTISLPSSGWQKKKGVLLGYYNYQSAAIETSALSPAERAEFALAAGEKIFPAYRESFDSAFSVAWHRVQYNLGGWAEWTDESRKAAYPLLLEGEGRVLLAGEHLSYLTGWQAGAIESAWQQLARLHERASA, from the coding sequence GTGACGCGGCGGGGTTTCCTGTACCGTGCCGCCGCGGTCGGCGGCACGGGGCTGCTGTTGAACGCGATGAACGCCTGGGGCATGGGCATCGCCTCGACGATGGCGGGGCCGCCGGTGCTGAGCGGCAGCGGCAAGGGCAAGTCCGTCGTTATCCTGGGTGCGGGGCTGGCCGGCCTGACGGCCGCCTATGAATTGAACAAGCTGGGCTATCGCGTGCAGGTGCTGGAGGCGCGCGGCTTTGCCGGCGGGCGCTGCCAGACGGCACGCAAGGGCTTCGAGCTGACGGAGCTCGGTGGCGAAACCCAGCGCTGCACCTTCGACGACGGTCAGTACATCAACCACGGCCCGTGGCGCATCCCGCTGCACCACCAGTCCACGCTGCATTACACGCGCCTGTTCGACGTGCCGCTCGAAGTGATGGTGAACGATAACGACCATGCGTTCGTCTACCTGGAGAACGGCGGCCCGCTGTCGAAGCAGCGCTTGCGTCCCGCGCAGGTCAAGGCGGACCTGCGCGGCCACGTCGCCGAGCTGCTGGCCAAGTCGGTGCAGGATCACCTGCTCGACAAGCAGCTGTCGGCGGACGACCAGCGCGCGCTGCTGGACTACCTGGCGCATGAGGGACAGCTGAGTGCCGGTGAGCTGCGCTACAAGGGCCGCACGGGGCGGGGTTTCGCCGTCAATCCCGGCGCCGGCATGAACCCCGGGCCGGGCACGCCGTCCGACCCGCTGGGCTTTTCCGAACTGCTGGCCTCAGGTGTCGGCAAGGTGTACAGCGCGGTGCAGGACTTCCCGATGCAGAACACGATGTTCCAGCCGGTGGGCGGCATGGACCAGATCCCCAAGGCGTTCGAGAAGCGGGTCGGCCGCTTCATCCGCTACCACGCCGAAGTGCAGGCGATCCGCCACGGCGAGAAGAACGTGACGGTGGCGTTCAAGGACAGCGCCAGCGGCAAGGCGCAAACGGTGTCGGCCGACTACTGCGTGTGCACGCTGCCGCTGTCGGTGCTGCGCATGGTCGATACCGATTTTTCCGACAGGTTCAAGGGCGCCATCAAGGCCGTGGCCTATGCGCCGGTCGGCAAGATCGGCCTGCAGATGAAGCGCCGCTTCTGGGAGGAGGACGAGCAGATCTACGGCGGCCACGTGCTGACCGACATCCCGGGCATCAACACGATCTCGCTGCCGTCGTCGGGCTGGCAGAAAAAGAAGGGCGTGCTGCTGGGGTACTACAACTACCAGAGCGCGGCCATCGAGACCAGCGCGCTCAGCCCCGCCGAACGGGCCGAGTTTGCCCTGGCGGCGGGCGAGAAGATCTTCCCGGCCTACCGCGAGTCGTTCGACAGCGCGTTCTCGGTGGCCTGGCATCGTGTGCAGTACAACCTGGGCGGCTGGGCCGAGTGGACCGACGAGAGCCGCAAGGCCGCGTATCCGCTGCTGCTCGAGGGCGAGGGCCGCGTGCTGCTGGCGGGCGAGCACCTGAGCTACCTGACGGGCTGGCAGGCCGGCGCCATCGAATCGGCCTGGCAGCAGCTGGCGCGGCTGCATGAGAGGGCCAGCGCATGA
- a CDS encoding DEAD/DEAH box helicase — MTATTQEPILFTDLDLSAALIKALKEVGYEAPSPIQAATIPHLLANRDVLGQAQTGTGKTAAFALPILSRIDIRQSAPQALVLAPTRELAIQVAEAFQRYAAHMPGFHVLPIYGGQSYGPQLSALRRGVHVVVGTPGRVIDHLDKGSLDLSKLKTLVLDEADEMLRMGFIDDVERILQETPEDRQTALFSATMPAPIRRIANTYLNDPKEVTVAAKTGTAENIRQRYWLVSGMHKLDALTRILEAEPFDGMIIFSRTKLGTEELTERLQARGFSAAAINGDMQQAARERTIGQLKEGKIDILVATDVAARGLDVDRISHVVNYDVPYDSESYTHRIGRTGRAGRSGEAILFITPRERNLLKSIERATRQPIKQMELPTLQAVNDVRIARFKDQITATLAQGGLEQFQQLVEEYEQEHDVPATEIAAALAMMARGNTPLLLDKKAEKGWHEDGVRPERAERSERPERERAPRAERPALPKKERIHREPEPGMATYRIEVGYEDGVKPGNIVGAIANEGGVDSKHIGRIEIFEDYTVLDMPADLPAETLQLLTGVRVAGRMLRIRRDGEAAPEAAQAAEAPARKPAERKQAAERKPNLDTIVESALTEDDAPPKKKKEKPGKATLQMRPYRIEVGSKHAATPSNIVGAIANESGLEARYIGRIEIFDDHTMLEMPDGMPPEIFQHLGKVWVGGQQLKISLADAMPPESAKHTPPKKPVAGKPKAKR; from the coding sequence ATGACTGCAACAACCCAGGAACCCATTCTGTTTACCGATCTCGACCTCAGCGCAGCGCTGATCAAGGCATTGAAGGAGGTCGGCTACGAAGCGCCGTCGCCGATCCAGGCCGCCACCATCCCGCACCTGCTGGCCAACCGCGACGTGCTGGGCCAGGCCCAGACGGGCACCGGCAAGACGGCGGCGTTCGCGCTGCCGATCCTGTCGCGCATCGACATCCGCCAGAGCGCGCCGCAAGCGCTCGTGCTGGCGCCCACGCGCGAGCTGGCCATCCAGGTGGCCGAGGCCTTCCAGCGCTACGCCGCCCACATGCCGGGCTTCCACGTGCTGCCGATCTATGGCGGCCAGAGCTACGGCCCGCAGCTGTCGGCCTTGCGCCGCGGCGTGCATGTCGTTGTCGGCACCCCGGGCCGGGTCATCGACCACCTGGACAAGGGCTCGCTCGACCTGTCCAAGCTGAAGACGCTGGTGCTGGACGAAGCCGACGAGATGCTGCGCATGGGCTTTATCGACGACGTCGAGCGCATCCTGCAGGAGACGCCGGAAGACCGCCAGACGGCGCTGTTCTCGGCCACGATGCCGGCGCCGATCCGCCGCATCGCCAACACCTACCTGAACGATCCGAAGGAAGTGACCGTCGCGGCCAAGACCGGCACGGCGGAAAACATCCGCCAGCGCTACTGGCTGGTCTCGGGCATGCACAAGCTGGACGCGCTGACGCGCATCCTGGAAGCGGAGCCGTTCGACGGCATGATCATCTTCAGCCGCACCAAGCTGGGTACGGAAGAGTTGACGGAGCGCCTGCAGGCGCGCGGCTTCTCGGCCGCGGCCATCAACGGCGACATGCAGCAGGCCGCGCGCGAGCGTACCATCGGCCAGCTCAAGGAAGGCAAGATCGACATCCTGGTCGCCACCGACGTGGCCGCGCGCGGCCTGGACGTGGACCGCATCAGCCACGTCGTCAACTACGACGTGCCGTACGATTCGGAGAGCTACACCCACCGCATCGGCCGCACCGGCCGCGCCGGCCGCAGCGGCGAGGCGATCCTGTTCATCACGCCGCGCGAGCGCAACCTCCTGAAGTCGATCGAGCGCGCCACGCGCCAGCCGATCAAGCAGATGGAGCTGCCCACGCTGCAGGCGGTTAACGACGTGCGCATCGCCCGTTTCAAGGACCAGATCACGGCCACGCTGGCGCAGGGCGGGCTCGAGCAGTTCCAGCAGCTGGTCGAGGAGTACGAACAGGAGCACGACGTGCCGGCGACCGAAATCGCCGCCGCGCTGGCGATGATGGCACGCGGGAATACCCCTCTGCTGCTGGACAAGAAGGCGGAGAAGGGCTGGCATGAGGACGGCGTGCGGCCGGAGCGCGCCGAACGCAGCGAGCGGCCGGAGCGCGAGCGCGCGCCGCGCGCCGAACGTCCGGCGCTGCCGAAGAAGGAACGCATCCACCGCGAGCCGGAGCCGGGCATGGCGACGTACCGCATCGAGGTGGGCTACGAGGATGGCGTCAAGCCGGGCAATATCGTCGGCGCCATCGCCAACGAGGGCGGCGTCGATTCGAAGCACATCGGCCGCATCGAGATTTTCGAGGACTACACGGTGCTGGACATGCCGGCCGACCTGCCGGCCGAGACGCTGCAACTGCTGACCGGCGTGCGCGTGGCCGGCCGCATGCTGCGCATCCGCCGCGATGGCGAAGCGGCGCCGGAAGCCGCTCAAGCAGCCGAGGCACCGGCGCGCAAGCCGGCCGAGCGCAAGCAGGCCGCCGAGCGCAAGCCAAACCTGGACACGATCGTCGAATCGGCGCTGACGGAAGATGACGCGCCGCCGAAGAAGAAAAAGGAAAAGCCGGGCAAGGCGACGCTGCAAATGCGGCCGTACCGCATCGAGGTGGGCAGCAAGCATGCGGCCACGCCATCGAACATCGTCGGCGCCATCGCCAACGAAAGCGGCCTGGAAGCGCGCTACATCGGCCGCATCGAGATCTTCGACGACCACACGATGCTGGAGATGCCGGACGGGATGCCACCGGAGATCTTCCAGCACCTGGGCAAGGTATGGGTCGGCGGCCAGCAGCTGAAAATCAGCCTGGCCGACGCGATGCCGCCGGAATCGGCCAAGCATACCCCGCCCAAGAAGCCGGTGGCGGGCAAGCCGAAGGCCAAGCGCTGA
- a CDS encoding alpha/beta fold hydrolase — translation MLRSLSVAALAALLGGSASAAAYGPELQGFRYPYPLQQFRFNSQGQTMKMAYMDVRPQGAGNGQAIVLLHGKNFCGATWEASIAALAGAGWRVIVPDQIGFCASTKPPHYQYSFQQLAQNTMALLQKAGVTKVALLGHSTGGMLATRFALMYPQAVSHLVMVNPIGLEDWKALGVPYRSVDQWFERELKLTADSVRSYEKSTYYMNRWKPAYEKWVDMLAGLNAGPGHQIVAWNSALIYDMIYTQPVVHEFPNLKVPVTLMIGDGDSTAIGSDIAPPELKAKLGNYKVLGKEAAKKIPQAHLIEFPNMGHAPQMEDPEAFHRALLQALDTPR, via the coding sequence ATGCTTCGATCCTTGTCCGTCGCCGCGCTGGCCGCCCTCCTGGGCGGCAGCGCCAGCGCCGCGGCCTACGGCCCGGAACTGCAGGGCTTCCGCTACCCGTATCCGCTGCAGCAGTTCCGCTTCAATTCGCAGGGCCAGACCATGAAGATGGCCTATATGGACGTGCGCCCGCAAGGTGCCGGCAATGGCCAGGCCATCGTTCTCCTGCACGGCAAGAACTTCTGCGGCGCCACCTGGGAAGCCTCGATCGCCGCGCTGGCCGGCGCCGGCTGGCGCGTCATCGTGCCGGACCAGATCGGCTTTTGCGCGTCCACCAAGCCGCCCCACTACCAATACAGCTTCCAGCAGCTGGCGCAGAACACGATGGCGCTGCTGCAGAAGGCCGGCGTGACGAAAGTGGCGCTGCTGGGCCATTCGACCGGCGGCATGCTGGCCACCCGCTTCGCGCTGATGTATCCGCAGGCCGTCTCGCACCTGGTCATGGTCAATCCGATCGGGCTGGAGGACTGGAAGGCGCTGGGCGTGCCCTACCGCAGCGTCGACCAGTGGTTCGAGCGCGAACTGAAGCTGACGGCCGACAGCGTGCGCAGCTACGAAAAAAGCACCTACTACATGAACCGCTGGAAGCCAGCGTACGAAAAATGGGTCGACATGCTGGCCGGCCTGAACGCGGGCCCCGGCCACCAGATCGTCGCCTGGAACTCGGCCCTGATCTACGACATGATCTATACCCAGCCCGTGGTGCATGAGTTCCCCAACCTGAAAGTACCGGTGACCTTGATGATCGGCGATGGCGACAGCACGGCCATCGGCAGCGACATCGCCCCGCCCGAGCTGAAGGCAAAACTGGGCAACTACAAGGTGCTGGGCAAGGAAGCGGCGAAGAAGATCCCGCAGGCGCACCTGATCGAATTCCCCAACATGGGCCACGCGCCGCAGATGGAGGACCCGGAGGCGTTCCACCGCGCGTTGCTGCAGGCACTCGACACGCCACGCTAG
- a CDS encoding bifunctional diguanylate cyclase/phosphodiesterase yields MLTGLLFTGVSRLEQDRLVLAFSQRAHVREFALKEGINNAIDGLRAVNQLFVSQPDVSRDEFRRFTQPLLDRYPYVLGYSFMRFIRAEERGAMEASLGRQAAGARVTEFRDGVVVPAGDRPRYRVIEYIEPYRGNEPALGLDSLYSSADEVARQRGYDTGLPTASPLVTLAQARSTVGMLISMPVYRFDVAVPDVAARRAALVGETAVTLLPAEMVSKILMASGLHQVHQQAQRIQGIGLHVYAGPERSTQTLVYYAPPPEGGRAALAPPLSWLYQQPPAPLDVPLEVAGRTWHVVASMSDDILVADHLASLSTLVLGVLTTLLGTAYVHTLATRHRAIAQRVEERTAQLAEANRTLLLRERAIESSRNAILIVAAQDDYPIVYVNPAFERSTGFTAAEVMGHNPRLLYRDDVDQPGAETIRTALREQCDGNATLRYYRKDGTLFWSETYVSPVRDEHGVVTHFVSIQHDITAMKAYETELHHQATHDALTGLPNRVLLHDRLQQNIAQAAARGHSLWVVSIDLDRFKFTNSRVGHKAGDRLLQHVAERLQAAVRPIDTLARLGGDEFALMLLPEENAAKPSVEQLQRVLASLNRPLVLDEKETFIASSAGVAIYPDHGGDPTMLLERADIAMFRAKELGGDNYKFYTHAMREQLGERVQMESALRQALERHEFVLYYQPQVDIGSGRIVGMEALIRWQHPEMGMVAPGRFIPVAEETGMILQMGAWVLRSACQQLRTWQCEGRRHLRVAVNVSARQMAERDFVGSVADVLTEAGLSPDCLELELTESLVMNDVEHAIAVMHQLKKLGVKLAIDDFGTGYSSLAHLKRFTVDVLKIDQAFVRDLTVDPDDAAIVTTIIALAANLNLEVISEGVETLDQLSFLREHGCYQMQGYYFSRPVPATVFGAVLDENEARLAAGERVPLGVALHR; encoded by the coding sequence ATGCTGACGGGCCTGTTGTTCACCGGCGTCAGCCGGCTGGAGCAGGACCGTCTCGTGCTCGCCTTTTCGCAGCGCGCGCACGTGCGCGAGTTCGCCCTCAAGGAAGGCATCAACAACGCCATCGACGGGCTACGCGCCGTCAACCAGCTGTTCGTCAGCCAGCCCGACGTCAGTCGCGACGAATTCCGCCGCTTCACCCAGCCCCTGCTGGATCGCTATCCCTACGTGCTGGGCTACAGCTTCATGCGCTTCATCCGGGCCGAGGAGCGCGGCGCGATGGAGGCTTCGCTGGGCCGGCAGGCGGCCGGGGCGCGGGTGACCGAGTTCCGCGACGGCGTGGTGGTGCCGGCCGGCGACCGGCCCCGTTACCGCGTGATCGAATACATCGAACCGTACCGCGGCAACGAACCGGCACTGGGTCTCGACTCGCTGTACTCGTCGGCCGACGAGGTGGCCCGCCAGCGTGGCTACGATACGGGCCTGCCGACGGCCAGCCCGCTCGTCACGCTGGCGCAGGCTCGCTCCACTGTCGGCATGCTGATCTCGATGCCGGTCTACCGCTTCGATGTGGCGGTGCCGGATGTGGCAGCGCGCCGCGCCGCGCTGGTCGGCGAGACGGCCGTGACCCTGCTGCCGGCCGAGATGGTCAGCAAGATCCTGATGGCCTCGGGCCTGCACCAGGTGCACCAGCAGGCGCAGCGCATCCAGGGCATCGGCCTGCACGTGTATGCCGGGCCCGAACGTTCGACGCAAACATTGGTGTACTACGCGCCGCCGCCGGAAGGGGGCCGGGCCGCCCTGGCACCACCGCTGTCCTGGCTGTACCAGCAGCCGCCCGCGCCACTCGACGTGCCGCTCGAGGTGGCCGGCCGCACCTGGCACGTGGTGGCCAGCATGAGCGACGATATTCTCGTCGCCGACCACCTGGCGTCCCTGTCCACCCTGGTGCTGGGCGTCCTGACCACCCTGCTGGGCACGGCCTACGTGCACACGCTGGCCACGCGCCACCGCGCCATCGCCCAACGTGTCGAGGAGCGCACCGCGCAACTGGCCGAGGCCAACCGCACCCTGCTGCTGCGCGAGCGGGCGATCGAGTCGAGCCGCAATGCGATCCTGATCGTGGCGGCGCAGGACGACTACCCGATCGTCTACGTCAACCCGGCCTTCGAGCGCAGCACGGGCTTCACGGCGGCCGAGGTCATGGGCCACAACCCGCGCCTGCTGTACCGCGACGATGTCGACCAGCCGGGCGCCGAAACGATCCGCACGGCGCTGCGCGAGCAGTGCGACGGCAATGCCACCTTGCGCTACTACCGCAAGGACGGCACGCTGTTCTGGAGCGAGACCTACGTGTCGCCGGTGCGCGACGAGCATGGCGTCGTCACGCATTTCGTCTCCATCCAGCACGACATCACGGCAATGAAGGCCTACGAGACGGAACTGCACCACCAGGCCACGCACGACGCGCTGACCGGCCTGCCGAACCGCGTGCTGCTGCACGACCGGCTGCAGCAGAACATCGCCCAGGCGGCCGCGCGCGGGCACAGCCTGTGGGTCGTGTCGATCGACCTGGACCGCTTCAAGTTCACCAACAGCCGGGTGGGACACAAGGCGGGCGACCGGCTGCTGCAGCACGTGGCCGAGCGCCTGCAGGCCGCCGTGCGGCCCATCGACACGCTGGCGCGGCTGGGCGGCGACGAGTTCGCGCTGATGCTGCTGCCGGAAGAGAACGCCGCCAAGCCTTCGGTGGAGCAGCTGCAGCGCGTGCTGGCCAGCCTGAACCGCCCGCTGGTGCTGGACGAGAAGGAGACCTTCATCGCCAGCAGCGCGGGCGTGGCGATCTACCCGGACCATGGCGGCGACCCGACGATGCTGCTGGAGCGGGCCGACATCGCGATGTTCCGCGCCAAGGAACTGGGCGGCGACAACTACAAGTTCTACACGCACGCGATGCGCGAGCAGCTGGGCGAGCGGGTGCAGATGGAAAGCGCGCTGCGCCAGGCGCTGGAACGGCACGAGTTCGTGCTGTACTACCAGCCGCAAGTCGATATCGGCAGCGGCCGCATCGTTGGCATGGAGGCGCTGATCCGCTGGCAGCACCCGGAAATGGGCATGGTGGCGCCGGGCCGCTTCATCCCGGTGGCCGAGGAAACCGGCATGATCCTGCAGATGGGCGCGTGGGTGCTGCGCAGCGCCTGCCAGCAGTTGCGTACCTGGCAGTGCGAGGGCCGGCGCCACCTGCGCGTGGCCGTCAACGTGTCGGCCCGGCAGATGGCCGAGCGCGACTTCGTCGGCAGCGTGGCGGACGTGCTGACGGAAGCGGGCCTGTCGCCCGACTGCCTGGAGCTGGAACTGACGGAAAGCCTCGTCATGAACGACGTCGAGCACGCCATCGCCGTCATGCACCAGCTCAAGAAGCTGGGCGTCAAGCTGGCGATCGACGATTTCGGCACCGGCTACTCCAGCCTGGCGCACCTGAAGCGCTTCACGGTGGACGTGCTGAAAATCGACCAGGCCTTCGTGCGCGACCTGACGGTGGACCCGGACGACGCGGCCATCGTCACGACCATCATCGCGCTGGCGGCCAACCTGAACCTGGAGGTGATCTCGGAAGGCGTCGAGACGCTCGACCAGCTGTCGTTCCTGCGCGAGCACGGCTGCTACCAGATGCAGGGCTATTATTTCAGCCGGCCCGTGCCCGCCACCGTGTTCGGCGCGGTGCTGGACGAGAACGAGGCCCGCCTTGCCGCCGGCGAGCGCGTGCCGCTGGGGGTAGCGCTACATCGCTAG
- a CDS encoding dienelactone hydrolase family protein, with protein MDSNTQWIDVQGEDGTFQAYLALPRGGSGPGIVLIQEIFGVNAHIRSVAEQYAADGYVVLAPDLFWRQGAHIELGYDDADWQKAAQLKQKTDTNRAVADVAATVKVLRERVGAAQKVASVGYCFGGLLSYLTAANGTVDAAVAYYGGGIQNQLDRADAVQVPLLLHFGGRDQHIPQDAVKSIAEKFGDRDNVELHIYPDAEHGFNCSHRSTYHQRAAAEARGHTLLFLSENQ; from the coding sequence TTGGACAGCAATACCCAATGGATCGACGTACAAGGTGAAGACGGTACCTTCCAGGCCTACCTGGCCCTGCCGCGCGGCGGCAGCGGACCGGGCATCGTGCTGATCCAGGAGATCTTCGGCGTCAACGCGCACATCCGCTCCGTGGCCGAGCAATATGCGGCCGATGGCTACGTCGTGCTGGCGCCCGACCTGTTCTGGCGCCAGGGCGCGCATATCGAACTGGGCTACGACGATGCCGATTGGCAGAAGGCCGCCCAGCTGAAACAGAAGACCGACACCAACCGGGCCGTGGCCGACGTGGCCGCCACCGTCAAGGTGCTGCGCGAGCGCGTCGGCGCGGCCCAGAAAGTGGCCTCGGTCGGCTACTGCTTCGGCGGCCTGCTGTCGTACCTGACGGCGGCCAACGGCACGGTGGACGCGGCCGTGGCCTACTACGGCGGCGGCATCCAGAACCAGCTGGACCGGGCCGATGCCGTGCAGGTACCGCTGCTGCTGCATTTCGGCGGCAGGGACCAGCATATCCCGCAGGACGCCGTGAAAAGCATCGCGGAAAAGTTCGGCGACCGCGACAACGTGGAGCTGCACATCTATCCGGATGCCGAGCACGGCTTCAACTGCTCGCACCGTTCCACCTACCACCAGCGCGCGGCGGCCGAAGCACGCGGCCATACGCTGCTGTTCCTCAGCGAAAACCAGTGA
- a CDS encoding thioesterase family protein — MARLKLEFPEDQFCFSTQLTVRVTDINGANHLGNDSMISMISEARARFLYDFGVRETEADGTGIIVTDLATTYRAEAHARDQLLFEVGVMDFNKYGGDITFRITRPSDGKLVAMAKSGFVFFNYRHSQVVPMPDDFRAKFPRVNWLD; from the coding sequence ATGGCCAGACTCAAGCTTGAATTCCCCGAGGACCAGTTCTGCTTCTCGACCCAGCTGACGGTGCGCGTCACCGACATCAACGGCGCCAACCACCTCGGCAACGATTCGATGATCTCGATGATTTCGGAAGCGCGGGCGCGCTTCCTGTACGACTTCGGCGTGCGCGAGACCGAGGCCGACGGCACCGGCATCATCGTCACCGACCTGGCCACGACCTACCGGGCCGAGGCGCACGCGCGCGACCAGCTGCTGTTCGAGGTGGGCGTGATGGACTTCAACAAATACGGCGGCGACATCACGTTCCGCATCACCCGCCCCAGCGACGGCAAGCTGGTCGCCATGGCCAAGTCCGGCTTTGTCTTCTTCAATTACCGGCACAGCCAGGTCGTGCCGATGCCGGACGACTTCCGCGCCAAGTTCCCGCGCGTGAACTGGCTGGACTGA
- a CDS encoding DUF3016 domain-containing protein produces MKARNILRCLIPALALLAGAAQAGVTVSYVKPDDFLDMPRAERDRDQILKDISAHFVSLGKELPPGQVLNVTITDFDLAGRLEPRRWAVDEIRIMRGGADWPRMTVNWTLEQDGKVVKSGTDEVSNMMYQQRMNRYFSSDALRYEKQMIDDWFHKAVVDTRVSKR; encoded by the coding sequence ATGAAAGCACGTAACATATTACGATGCCTGATCCCGGCGCTGGCGCTGCTGGCCGGGGCCGCGCAGGCGGGCGTGACGGTCAGCTACGTCAAGCCCGATGACTTCCTCGACATGCCGCGCGCCGAGCGCGACCGCGACCAGATCCTGAAGGACATCAGCGCCCACTTCGTCAGCCTGGGCAAGGAACTGCCGCCCGGGCAGGTGCTGAACGTGACGATCACCGACTTCGACCTGGCTGGCCGGCTGGAACCGCGCCGCTGGGCCGTGGACGAGATCCGCATCATGCGCGGCGGTGCCGACTGGCCGCGCATGACGGTGAACTGGACCCTCGAGCAGGACGGGAAAGTAGTAAAGAGCGGTACCGACGAGGTGTCGAACATGATGTACCAGCAGCGCATGAACCGTTACTTTTCCAGCGACGCGCTGCGCTATGAAAAGCAGATGATCGACGACTGGTTCCACAAGGCCGTTGTCGACACCCGCGTCAGCAAGCGCTGA
- a CDS encoding DNA-formamidopyrimidine glycosylase family protein — protein sequence MPEGPSLVILKELAKPYEGRTIAEAHGNSSAVPFDDLPGQPILSVRTWGKHFLIELPLFSLRVHFLMFGSYRIDERKEDSPPRLSLAFEEGGELNFYTCSVKTIDGALNDAYEWQADVMADEWKPAVALKKLRAMPDILVCDALLDQTVFSGVGNIIKNEVLFRLKIHPLSTIGALPATKLRELVKQARQYSFEFLEWKKAYVLKQHWLAHTKRICPRCNIALHKAHLGKTKRRTFWCERCQKRYGEVL from the coding sequence ATGCCGGAAGGTCCCTCTCTCGTCATCCTGAAGGAACTGGCCAAGCCGTACGAAGGCCGTACCATTGCCGAGGCGCATGGCAACAGCAGCGCCGTGCCGTTCGACGATCTGCCCGGCCAGCCGATTCTCTCCGTGCGCACCTGGGGCAAGCATTTCCTGATCGAGCTGCCCCTGTTCAGCCTGCGCGTGCATTTTCTGATGTTCGGCAGTTACCGCATCGACGAGCGCAAGGAAGATAGTCCGCCGCGCCTGTCGCTGGCGTTCGAGGAAGGTGGCGAGCTCAATTTCTATACCTGCTCCGTGAAGACCATCGATGGCGCCCTGAACGACGCTTACGAATGGCAGGCCGACGTCATGGCGGACGAATGGAAGCCGGCCGTCGCGCTGAAAAAATTGCGGGCGATGCCCGATATCCTGGTATGCGATGCACTGCTGGACCAGACGGTGTTTTCCGGTGTCGGCAATATTATTAAAAATGAAGTGCTGTTCCGCCTGAAAATCCACCCCCTGTCGACGATCGGCGCACTGCCCGCAACGAAACTGCGCGAGTTGGTAAAGCAGGCCCGCCAATACAGTTTCGAATTTCTCGAGTGGAAAAAGGCCTATGTGCTGAAACAGCACTGGCTGGCGCATACGAAGCGGATTTGCCCTCGCTGCAATATTGCGTTGCATAAGGCGCACCTCGGCAAGACCAAACGCCGCACGTTCTGGTGCGAACGCTGCCAGAAAAGGTATGGCGAGGTGTTGTAA